Proteins encoded together in one Mercenaria mercenaria strain notata chromosome 18, MADL_Memer_1, whole genome shotgun sequence window:
- the LOC123539185 gene encoding protocadherin Fat 1-like, with amino-acid sequence MRTDRSIMFLMILALPISADAAITSWSNPSIPSADGNGVISVSEGQSTFFIFTTITAVSDATLVQYVYTVQASPISVLTGGEVQITSTLDFETTSSYTIVVEVIDNEPATGTATITVSVTDVNEAAPAFDQNTFSACIADGSTTDTTLTTTLATDQDTSNTVTHSFAGGNTNNDFKIDANTGLIQVNSASLTSSVTASYDLVVEAVDDGSPILTGTTTVSVTVGDCSRATKLVCIAMTIIVPIIVIMI; translated from the exons ATGAGGACGGATAGAAGTATAATGTTTCTGATGATATTGGCATTGCCTATCTCAGcag ATGCTGCTATAACCTCATGGAGTAACCCAAGTATTCCTTCGGCAGACGGAAATGGGGTCATTTCTGTTAGTGAGGGCCAATCCACATTCTTCATTTTTACAACTATTACGGCTGTCAGCGATGCAACTTTAGTGCAGTATGTGTATACGGTGCAGGCGTCCCCGATTTCGGTACTTACTGGTGGTGAAGTACAAATTACATCAACACTTGACTTTGAGACAACTTCTAGTTACACAATTGTGGTGGA GGTAATTGACAATGAACCAGCTACTGGAACAGCAACTATAACTGTATCTGTCACAGACGTCAATGAGGCTGCGCCAGCGTTTGATCAAAATACATTCAGTGCCTGCATTGCCGATGGTTCCACTACAG ACACAACGCTTACAACAACACTTGCGACTGACCAAGATACCAGTAATACAGTTACCCATAGCTTTGCAG GTGGGAACACAAACAATGATTTCAAAATTGATGCAAACACAGGCTTGATACAAGTAAATTCAGCCAGCCTTACTTCATCAGTTACAGCGAGTTATGATCTAGTAGTGGAAGCTGTTGACGACGGTTCACCAATTTTAACCGGAACAACAACCGTGTCTGTGACCGTTGGTGACTGTAGCAGGGCGACAAAACTAGTTTGCATTGCAATGACGATAATAGTGCCCATAATTGTTATAATGATTTAG